The following nucleotide sequence is from Diospyros lotus cultivar Yz01 chromosome 3, ASM1463336v1, whole genome shotgun sequence.
CTGAGTGAGTACACAGAGTtaaattatatacacacacatatatatatatgcatgggcattttaattaattagcatcATGCATGCAGCTTGTTCTTCTTTCTTAATTTGACTCTTGCTTGATCTTccaatattcaaaaatattgtGGGTGGTTAATATAATTGTAAAACATATTTACATATGATGAtgttataaagataaaaattttaaattgaaaacagAAGTAGAATGATGCATGTGGCTCATTTCTAACCCCTCAGGTGAATTacatcaatatataataatgtgaGATTAATTACACCTAATAGAGATACATGGAAGTCatttaaatatgttataatttattttgaagtgaTGAAATCTAATTAGTTTGCTATATATATTTGAGATCGGAATATTCTTCTTGTTAAATTCATGAGTTTATTATCAGAAATTAACGCTTTTCATAtgtattacaataataacaataatactAATTAATGTAATTAGGCGGGGGGGTGGAATGCGAGAACCTGAATAAAGACTCGTGCGCGTTCGCCGTATCATCCTCCGGCAAACGGTGCTTTCTGGAGAGGTCCGTGAGGAGGAGCGGGGAAGAAGCGTACGAGTGCCGGACGTCGGAGATCGACGCCGGCGGCAAGCTCAAGGATTGGGTAGAGAGCCAGCAATGCGTAGACGACTGCGGGCTGGAGAGGACGGTGCTCGGCATCTCGTCGGACTCTCTTCTGGAGGCCGACTTCCGGCAGAAGCTCTGCTCGACGCAGTGCTACGGCGGCTGCCTCAATATCGTCGACCTCTACTTCAGTCTTGCTGCTGCTGAAGGTACCTACAACTGAAAACAACGTTAATTTGTTCGTAAATGATTTAAAACATCGTACAtttactattaattaattaataaaattatctaaatattaaaaataaattacaataaatatattttatttgaaaataaaatatatttaaacctGGCCCTATTAGAAATTCAAACTTGGGTCTTTTCACCAAGACCACGAGGAAAGAAAAGGTTACCAATTTAGTTTGTAAGTACAAACTTACTTGCAGGTATATTTCTTCCAAAATATTGTGAAGAGCAAGGCGGAAAGGCGAGGAGGGGAATGGCGGAGATCAGAAGCTCAGGGCTGACTCTGGCGAGTGGGCCTATTGAATCAGGAAGCGCCGACGGCGGCTTTGTCCCTCATAAGTTGATGCTTGGACCTGCAATGCCTccctataattaattaattaaatatatatttatatatatatattgggtttTCAATCAAGTTGTTAAGGAATAATTAT
It contains:
- the LOC127797688 gene encoding uncharacterized protein LOC127797688 isoform X1 — encoded protein: MAYYGISKALAILALALAFCVHGALSGGVECENLNKDSCAFAVSSSGKRCFLERSVRRSGEEAYECRTSEIDAGGKLKDWVESQQCVDDCGLERTVLGISSDSLLEADFRQKLCSTQCYGGCLNIVDLYFSLAAAEGIFLPKYCEEQGGKARRGMAEIRSSGLTLASGPIESGSADGGFVPHKLMLGPAMPPYN